GATCCGGGGAGCTCAGTGATACGCGTGCCGGCGGTGATTCCGAGAAGTACCACGGGACATCGCGCTCAGGATAGCGGCTGGTTGCCACGGTCACGCGGATAAGATGACGAACCTGGCCTGGTCTGAGTGCAGCGACTTGGGCATTGCAAACTTCTAACAGGATGAATGAACGACGAATTCAGAGGGAGAACCGATTAGGCTCTTTTTCGACCATAACATGGCATGTTTCCAGCGGTCTTCGGAAAACTGCGCGCAAGCATGGCGATATATGAACGATGCTAGGCCGCGGCGAAGCAGCGGCAAATGGGGGATTCGGAGAGCCTGGCGCCTGCAGGCGCGTGGTCTTCGAATCCCACCGCCGATCCGTCCGTCCCTCCATCCTCGACGAAAGACGACGCATGCGCCGCGCGCCCCCGGCGCGCGAGCCTGGCGCGAAGCGCCAGCAAACGGGCGATTCGGAGAGCCCCCGCCCCTGCAGGCGCGTGGTCTTCGAATCCCACCGCCGATCCGTCCGTCCCGCCATCCTCGACGAAAGACGACGCATGCGCCGCGCGCCCCCGGCGCGCGAGGCTGGCGCGAAGCGCCAGCAAACGGGCGATTCGGAGAGCCCCCGCGCTGGTAAGCGCGTGGTCTTCGAATCCCACCGCCGATCCGTCCGGAATAAACAAAAAAGGCCTCCCGCAGGGGAGGCCTTCCTTGTTTATTCTGGCGGAGGCGGTGGGATTCGAACCCACGATACAGGTATAAGCCGTATGCATCCTTAGCAGGGATGTGCCTTCGGCCACTCGGCCACGCCTCCTAGATGATTACTCACCTATCATCTTTTCCTCAGCATTTCTGCGTCAGATCAGATGACCGCCATAGTAATTGCCACGACCTGTTTGGTCAAGGAAATCGGCGGTTTTTTTCTGAAATGTTTACTCTTTTTCAAGCTCGAAGGCCTTGTGCAGCGCGCGCACGGCCAGCTCCATGTACTTCTCGTCGATCAGCACGGAAATCTTGATCTCGGAAGTGGAGATCATCATGATGTTGATGCTTTCGTCGGCCAGCGTGCGGAACATCTGCGAGGCCACGCCCACGTGGCTGCGCATGCCCACGCCGACGACGGAGATCTTGGAGACCTTGGCATCGCCGACCAGCGACGCGAAGCCCAGCTCGTCCTTCTGGCCGTTCAGCACTTCCAGCGCCTTGTTGTAGTCGTTGCGGGACACGGTGAACGTGAAGTCGGTCTTGCCTTCGACGGACTGGTTCTGGATGATCATGTCCACTTCGATGTTGGCGTCGGCTACCGGGCCCAGGATGTGGTAAGCCACGCCCGGACGGTCAGGCACGCCCATCACGGTGATTTTGGCTTCATCGCGGTTGAAGGCGATGCCGGAGATTACTGCTTGTTCCATGTTGTCTTCCTCAAACGAAATCAGGGTACCGGACTTGGCTTCCTCGGCCAGGTCCATCAGCGGGTCGGTCAGCGACGACAGCACGCGGGTCGGCACGCGGTAGTTGCCGGCGAATTCCACCGAGCGCGTCTGCAGCACTTTCGAGCCCAGCGATGCCATTTCCAGCATCTCCTCGAACGTGATGTTCTTCAGGCGGCGCGCTTCCGACACCACGCGGGGATCGGTCGTGTAGACGCCGTCCACGTCGGTGTAGATCAGGCACTCGTCCGCCTTCAGCGCGGCGGCGATCGCCACGGCCGACGTGTCGGAACCGCCACGGCCCAGGGTCGCGATGTTGCTGTTCTCGTCCACGCCCTGGAAGCCGGTGATGATCACGATGCGGTTCTGGTCGAGATCGGCGCGCACGCGCTTGTCGTCGATCGACTGGATGCGGGCCTTGGTGAACGCGGAGTCGGTCTTGATGCCGACCTGCCAGCCGGCGTAGGACACGGCGGCCTTGCCGATCGCCTGCAGCGCCATGGACAGCAGGGCAACCGATACCTGCTCGCCCGTGGAGGCGATCATGTCCAGTTCGCGCGGGTCGGGCGGGTTCTGGATTTCCTTGGCCAGCGCGATCAGGCGGTTGGTCTCGCCGGACATTGCCGACGGCACCACCACTACCTGGTGTCCCGCATCGTGCCACTTGGCGACACGCCGCGCGACGTTCTTGATACGGTCCGTCGATCCCATCGACGTCCCGCCGTATTTATGAACGATTAAAGCCATTGCGTTTTTCAATCGGTTGAAGTAAGGGAGCCCTTTACTCTACCTGCTGAAATGCAAAAGAACAAGTCAAAAAAGTAATGAAGTCATACACTTAGGGCATAAGCTCATAAGAAACCGGCCCGGTGGCCGAATATTATTCGGCCTGCCACCGTAGTGCTACGCGGAAATTCGAATCCGTGGCAACATAATGGCAATCCATGCCGATGCCGGCCGCATACAACAGCCGGCCGGGGATCGCGACCACTGGCAGCCGCGAACGCTGCCATGCCGGCGTGTCGAAGGCCTGGTGATGCTGCTTCAGGTTGCGCGTGGGGCGGTTCGGCGCCAGCTTCAGCCGTTCGCCGCCGCGCCGGAACGAAATCGCCAGCGATTGCTGCTGCAGCCACTCGGCCGCGACGCCCTCCGCCGCCCGGTCGAAATGCAGCGTGCCGCCATAGTCGGGGAACGCGATCGACGTTTCGCCGGTCCAGCGGAAGTGCTGGACGGGGCGCTCGTCGTATTCGTCCTCCTCGGCGCCGGCCAGCTCCTTCGGCTTCGGTACCAGGTACACGCGGCCGCGGTGGCGGCGCACTTCGCAGTCGGGGTGCACGACAAGCAGCTCGGCACCGTCGCGTGCTTCCAGCAGTTGCGCGATCATTTCGGCCAGCCAGGCCGCGGCGGGGATGCGGATGCCGCGCACGCCGAACCAGTGGCGCAGCAGGTTGTTGCGGCGGTCTTCGCCCAGGGCGCGCAGGTGCTCGACGGCGATGCTGTCGTCCGCCAGGCCGGCCTGCAGGTCCTGCTCGGCCAGCTCGGTGAGCAGCCGCTGGGCCGACCGGGCGTGCGCGGCACTGCGGGCGAAGCGCTCCTGGTAGCCGGGGAAAGCCACGGCAAGGGCCGGCATCACGGTGTGACGCAGCGCGTTGCGGGCGTAGCGGGTGTCGCTGTTCGATTCGTCGTCGATATGGGCGATCGCATGTTCGGCCTGGTGCGCCTCGAGCTGGGCGCGCGAGGCTTGCAGCAGCGGGCGGGACAGCAGGATCTCCGCGCTTCCCAGCAGGCCGGGCGCCGCGTTGAACGCATCCATGCCGGACAGGCCGGCCGGGCCGGCGCCGCGCGCCAGCTGCAGCAGGATCGTCTCGGCCTGGTCGTCGAGGTGGTGGGCCGTCAGCAGCAGCGTCACGCCATGCTCGCGGCACAGCTCGCCCAGCGCCTTGTAGCGCGCCTGGCGGGCCGAGGCTTCGGTGCCGGCCTTGCGGTCGCCCAGCATCACGCGGCGCGCCGCGAAGGCGATGCCGAGCTTCGCGCATTCGGCCGCGCAGTGGGCTTCCCATGCGTCGGCGTTGGGGCTCAGGCCATGGTGGATGTGGAAGGCGAACAGCGGCGCACCGTTTGCTTCGGCGTGCGCCAGGTGCAGCAGCACCGAGGAATCGAGGCCGCCGCTGTAGGCGATGGCGAGCGGCTGGCCGGCTTGGCGCGGCAGCGCGGACAAGGCCGTAGAAAAGAGCGGGGCGAGAGTGGAATGAGGCGTTTTCATGCGGGAGAATGACAATGGGGACAGGCCTCGTTTTTCAAGAAGTTCCTGAAAAACAGGGTCTGTCCCCGATTTTGAATGTTGGCGCAAGAAAACCGGTGTCTGACACCATTTTCCGGGAAAGTCATCCGGAAAATAGTGTCAGACACCTGATATTCGGCGTCCGGTGAAGAATTACTCCGGCGACGTGGTTTCCTTGAACTTGCCGTAGCTCAGCAGCTTCTGGTGGCGCTGGTCCAGCAGGTCCTTCGTCTTGATGCCCTGGAACTGGCGCAGCGAGTCGGCCAGCGCGCGCTTGAGCAGGCGGGCCATTTCCTTCGGATCGCGGTGGGCGCCGCCCAGCGGTTCGGAAACGATCTTGTCGACCAGGCCCATCGCCTTCAGGCGGTGCGCGGTCAGGCCCAGGGCCTCGGCGGCGTCGGCGGCGCGTTCGGCCGTCTTCCACAGGATCGAGGCGCAGCCTTCGGGAGAGATCACGGAATACGTGGCGTATTGCAGCATCAGCACGTTGTCGCCCACGGCGATGGCCAGCGCGCCGCCGGAGCCGCCCTCGCCGATGATCGTGGCGATCAGCGGCACTTTCAGTTCGGCCATCACGTAGAGATTGTGGCCGATCGCTTCGGACTGGCCGCGCTCTTCGGCATCGATGCCGGGGAAGGCGCCGGGCGTGTCGACGAACGTGAAGATCGGCAGGTTGAACTTCTCGGCCACCTTCATCAGGCGCATCGCCTTGCGGTAGCCTTCCGGTTTCGGCATGCCGAAGTTGCGCAGTGCGCGCTCCTTCGTGTCGCGGCCCTTCTGGTGGCCGATCACCATGCATGGCTGGCCGTTGAAACGGGCCAGGCCGCCCACGATCGACTGGTCGTCGGCATAGGTGCGGTCGCCGTGCAGCTCGTGGAAATCCGTGAAGATCTCGTTCACGTAATCCATCGTGTAAGGGCGCTGCGGGTGGCGGGCGATCTGCGACACCTGCCAGGGCGTCAGCTTGGCGTAGATATCCTTGGTGAGCTGCTGGCTTTTCTTGGCCAGGCGGTCGATTTCTTCCGAGATGTCGACGGCCGAATCGTCCTGCACGAAGCGCAGTTCTTCGATCTTGGAATCCAGCTCCGCGATGGGCTGTTCAAAATTGAGGAAAGTAGTTTTGGTCATTGGTCCTCCTAGAGTATGAACCCAGGGCGCGCCCGCGCGCACGCAAGCGGCGAGGCTTCAAAATTTTTGGCTATTCTACCGGAACAGGATCGAGGCTACGCCACAAATACCAGGTCGCAACGGTCCGATACGGCTCCCAGTTTGCCGCCACTTCGCGCGCATCGCTGCGCGAAACGGGCTCGCCGGAAAAATAGTTGTGGCTGATGCCCGCGATCAGGCGCGGGTCGTCCAGCGGCAGCACATTGGGCCGCAGCAGGTTAAAGATCAGGAACATTTCCGCGGTCCAGCGCGTGATGCCGCGAATCTGCACCAGCTCGGCAATCACCGCTTCATCCTCCATCTGGTGCCACTCGCCGGCATGCACTTTCTTTGCCTTGAAGTTGTCGGCCAGGTCGAGGATGTACTCCGTCTTGCGCTTGGACAAGCCGCATGCGGACAGCTCGTCGGCGCCCGCCTTCATCACGAGCGCGGGCGTGAACTTGGGCAGCGCCACCAGCAGCTTCTGCCATGCCGCGTTGGCGGCCTTGGGCGTGACCTGCTGGTTCACGATCGAGCGCGCCAGGGTGGTGAACGGGTCGTCGTGCCCCACCAGGTGCAGGTCGCCGAACTGGGGGATGAGCTTGTTCATGATGCGGTCGCGCCGCATCAGTTCCACCTTGGCTTCTTCCCAGTATGGCGGCAAGGCCACCTGGCGGCCTTCGCCGCCCGATTTATCCCTGGACTGGAGAACCATTATGCGCGGCGCCAGTTCGTGGTGCCGTCGGGCTTGTCTTCGAGGACGACGCCGGCAGCCAGCAGGTCGGCCCGGATCTTGTCGGCCTGCGCGAAATCGCGCGCCTTCTTGGCCGCGGCACGGGCCGCGATCGCTTCGCCGATGGCCACTTCACCGAACGCATCGGCCACGCCGGCCTGCAGGAATTCCTGCGGGCTGCGTTCGAGCAGGCCCAGCACGCCGGCCAGGCCTTTCAGCTGGCGCACCGCTTCGGGCGACTTCGACCGGTTGATCTCGGAGGCCAGGTCGAACAGCACGGCGACCGCGATCGGCGTGTTGAAATCGTCGTCCATCGCTTCGACGAAGCGTTTGGCGTGGGCTTCGTTCCAGTCCAGTTCCGCGCCGTCGCCTTCCACGCCGTCGAGGGCGTTGTACAGGCGGGTCAACGCGCCGCGCGCATCGTCGATGTGCACGTCGGAGTAATTCAGCGGACTGCGGTAGTGGGCGCGCAGGATGAAGAAGCGCACCACTTCGGCATCGAACTTTTGCAGCACCTCGCGGATCGTGAAGAAATTGCCGAGCGACTTCGACATTTTCTCGTTGTCGACGCGCACGAAGCCGTTGTGGATCCAGTAGTTCGCCAGCGGCTTGCCGAACGCGCCTTCCGACTGCGCGATTTCGTTTTCATGGTGGGGGAACTGCAGATCCTGGCCGCCGCCGTGGATGTCGAACTGTTCGCCGAGCAGCGCGCACGCCATCGCCGAGCATTCGATATGCCAGCCCGGACGGCCCTTGCCCCACTTCGAATCCCATTTCACTTCGGCCGGCTCGGTTTCCTTCGACGCCTTCCACAGCACGAAGTCGAGCGGGTCGCGCTTGCCGGTATTGACGTCCACGCGTTCGCCGGCGCGCAGGTCGTCCAGCGACTTGCCGGACAGCTTGCCGTAGCCATCGAAACCGCGCACGACGTAGTTGACGTCGCCGTCGTCGCCGCGATAGGCCAGGCCCTTCTCTTCCAGTTTTTCGATGATCGACAACATCTGCGGCACGTACTCGGTGGCGTGGGGCACATCCGTGGGCGGCAGGATGCCGAGAGCGGTCGTGTCCTCGTCCATGTAGCGCTCGAAGCGCGACGTAAGAGCGTGGATCGACTCGTTGTTCTCGACGGCGCGGCGGATGATCTTGTCGTCGATATCGGTCACGTTGCGCACGTACTGCACGTCGTAGCCCGATGCCTTCAGCCAGCGGTAGATCACGTCGAACGCCATCATCATGCGGGCATGGCCCACGTGGCAGTAATCGTAGACCGTCATGCCGCAGACGTACATCCGGACCTTGCCCGATTCCATCGGTTCAAACGTCTGCTTGTCGCGCGCCAGCGTGTTGTAGATCTTTAAGTTGCTCATCGGACTCTTGTTTTCTTCGGCGCCCGGGCCCAACGCACAAAGAGAAAACCGGGCGCCGGCATCGCACGTGCCGCACCGGGTTTTCTCGATTGCCTGGGGAGTCGGACAGACCCTAGCAGTTGGTTCTCTGTTCTATCTTGTTCTTTGTTCTCATGTCCGGTTCCACTCGTGACGGTCTAGAATGGAAGCCGTCGCCAAGTATAGCATTGTTAAAATGCCCTGGGCTCAATATCCACCCCGCAACAGAAAGACAGGACATGCACAGGAATATCCACTATCGGACAATGATTGCCGGGCTGCTGCTGAGCGGTTCCGTGTTCGCGGCCAACCCGCAGGTCTCCCTGAAAACCACCGCCGGCGAGATCGTGCTGGAACTGAACCAGGAGAAGGCGCCGAAGTCCACGGCGAACTTCCTGGCATATGTGAAAAGCGGTTTTTACAAGGATACGATCTTCCACCGCGTGATCGACGGCTTCATGATCCAGGCTGGCGGCTACACGAAAGACCTGAAGGGCAAGCCGACCCGCCCGGCCATTCCCAGCGAATCGAAGAACGGCCTGAACAACGCCATGTACTCGGTGGCGATGGCGCGGATGGACAATCCGAACTCGGCCACTTCGCAGTTCTTCATCAACGTGGCCGACAACATGGCGCTCGACTATCCGAACTTCGACGGCGTGGGCTACACGGTGTTCGGCCGCGTGATCTCGGGCTACGAGGTGGTGGACAAGATCAAGGGCGTGCTGGTGGACGACAAGAGCTTCGTGTTCCAGAACGTGCCCGTCACGCCGATCGTGATCAAGTCAGCCACGCTGCTGAAGAAGCCAATCGCGCCGAAGCCGGCGCCGGGACAGGCGGCGCAGGCGCAGGCCGCGGCACAGCAGGATCCACAGCCGGATTCGCAACCAGACCCGCAACCGGCACCCCAGTCCGCACCCCAGCCCGAAGCGGCTCCCGCGCCGGCACAGTAAAATAGCGTTTTGCCATCGGCTGCGGTAATATCGCGGCCCTCTTCTGAACCAACGGGAAAAGCACAATGACCACCATTACCATCACCACGAACAAGGGCAAGATCGTTGCCGAGCTGGACGCTGAAAAAGCACCGAAGACCGTCGAGAATTTCCTGGCCTACGCCAAGGCCGGCCACTACGACAACACCATCTTCCACCGCGTGATCGATGGCTTCATGATCCAGGGCGGCGGTTTCGAGCCGGGCATGAAGCAGAAGCCTGCCGACCAGACCGTGGAAAACGAAGCCAAGAACGGCTTGAAGAACGAGCCGTACACGCTGGCCATGGCCCGCACGTCGGCACCGCACTCCGCTTCCGCGCAGTTCTTCATCAACGTGAAAAGCAATACCTTCCTCGACTACCCGGGCCAGGACGGCTGGGGCTATGCCGTGTTCGGCGTGGTCACCGAGGGCAAGGAAGTGGTCGACGAGATCCGCAAGGTAAAAACCACGCGCAGCGGCATGTTCGCCGACGTGCCGGTGGAAGACGTGATCATCGAGAAAGTCGAAGCCGCGTAAGTCTTTCGGCCTTGATACTGTTCATCTCCGACCTGCACCTGCAGGTCGACCGGCCCGCGCTGACCGAAGCGTTTTTACGCTTCGTCGACGAGCGGGCCCGGTCCGCCCGCCAGCTTTACCTGCTGGGCGACCTGTTCGAATACTGGGCCGGCGACGACGACCTGGGCGACGCATTCCATGCCCGGATCGCGGCGGCGCTGCGCGCCCTGGCCGATCGCGGCATCGACGTATTCTGGATTGCCGGCAACCGCGACTTCCTCGTCGGCGAACGCTTCGCCTCGACAGCGGGCCTTGCCCTTCTCCCCGAAACCTGGGTCATCGAAGACCATGACCGCCGCATCGTGCTCGTGCACGGCGACGCGCAATGCACCGACGACACGAAGTACATGGCGTTCCGCGCGCAGGTGCGCGAACCCGCCTGGCAACGGCAGTTCCTGCAAATGCCGCTGGCGCAGCGCAAGGCGATCATCGCCGGCCTGCGCGAGAACAGCCGCCAGGACCAGGGTGAAAAATCATACGAAATCATGGACGTGACGCCGCAGGCGATCGACGCCGTGTTCGCGCAGACC
Above is a window of Pseudoduganella dura DNA encoding:
- the tilS gene encoding tRNA lysidine(34) synthetase TilS, yielding MKTPHSTLAPLFSTALSALPRQAGQPLAIAYSGGLDSSVLLHLAHAEANGAPLFAFHIHHGLSPNADAWEAHCAAECAKLGIAFAARRVMLGDRKAGTEASARQARYKALGELCREHGVTLLLTAHHLDDQAETILLQLARGAGPAGLSGMDAFNAAPGLLGSAEILLSRPLLQASRAQLEAHQAEHAIAHIDDESNSDTRYARNALRHTVMPALAVAFPGYQERFARSAAHARSAQRLLTELAEQDLQAGLADDSIAVEHLRALGEDRRNNLLRHWFGVRGIRIPAAAWLAEMIAQLLEARDGAELLVVHPDCEVRRHRGRVYLVPKPKELAGAEEDEYDERPVQHFRWTGETSIAFPDYGGTLHFDRAAEGVAAEWLQQQSLAISFRRGGERLKLAPNRPTRNLKQHHQAFDTPAWQRSRLPVVAIPGRLLYAAGIGMDCHYVATDSNFRVALRWQAE
- the cysS gene encoding cysteine--tRNA ligase; amino-acid sequence: MSNLKIYNTLARDKQTFEPMESGKVRMYVCGMTVYDYCHVGHARMMMAFDVIYRWLKASGYDVQYVRNVTDIDDKIIRRAVENNESIHALTSRFERYMDEDTTALGILPPTDVPHATEYVPQMLSIIEKLEEKGLAYRGDDGDVNYVVRGFDGYGKLSGKSLDDLRAGERVDVNTGKRDPLDFVLWKASKETEPAEVKWDSKWGKGRPGWHIECSAMACALLGEQFDIHGGGQDLQFPHHENEIAQSEGAFGKPLANYWIHNGFVRVDNEKMSKSLGNFFTIREVLQKFDAEVVRFFILRAHYRSPLNYSDVHIDDARGALTRLYNALDGVEGDGAELDWNEAHAKRFVEAMDDDFNTPIAVAVLFDLASEINRSKSPEAVRQLKGLAGVLGLLERSPQEFLQAGVADAFGEVAIGEAIAARAAAKKARDFAQADKIRADLLAAGVVLEDKPDGTTNWRRA
- a CDS encoding acetyl-CoA carboxylase carboxyltransferase subunit alpha, with translation MTKTTFLNFEQPIAELDSKIEELRFVQDDSAVDISEEIDRLAKKSQQLTKDIYAKLTPWQVSQIARHPQRPYTMDYVNEIFTDFHELHGDRTYADDQSIVGGLARFNGQPCMVIGHQKGRDTKERALRNFGMPKPEGYRKAMRLMKVAEKFNLPIFTFVDTPGAFPGIDAEERGQSEAIGHNLYVMAELKVPLIATIIGEGGSGGALAIAVGDNVLMLQYATYSVISPEGCASILWKTAERAADAAEALGLTAHRLKAMGLVDKIVSEPLGGAHRDPKEMARLLKRALADSLRQFQGIKTKDLLDQRHQKLLSYGKFKETTSPE
- a CDS encoding aspartate kinase; translated protein: MALIVHKYGGTSMGSTDRIKNVARRVAKWHDAGHQVVVVPSAMSGETNRLIALAKEIQNPPDPRELDMIASTGEQVSVALLSMALQAIGKAAVSYAGWQVGIKTDSAFTKARIQSIDDKRVRADLDQNRIVIITGFQGVDENSNIATLGRGGSDTSAVAIAAALKADECLIYTDVDGVYTTDPRVVSEARRLKNITFEEMLEMASLGSKVLQTRSVEFAGNYRVPTRVLSSLTDPLMDLAEEAKSGTLISFEEDNMEQAVISGIAFNRDEAKITVMGVPDRPGVAYHILGPVADANIEVDMIIQNQSVEGKTDFTFTVSRNDYNKALEVLNGQKDELGFASLVGDAKVSKISVVGVGMRSHVGVASQMFRTLADESINIMMISTSEIKISVLIDEKYMELAVRALHKAFELEKE
- a CDS encoding peptidylprolyl isomerase, translated to MTTITITTNKGKIVAELDAEKAPKTVENFLAYAKAGHYDNTIFHRVIDGFMIQGGGFEPGMKQKPADQTVENEAKNGLKNEPYTLAMARTSAPHSASAQFFINVKSNTFLDYPGQDGWGYAVFGVVTEGKEVVDEIRKVKTTRSGMFADVPVEDVIIEKVEAA
- a CDS encoding UDP-2,3-diacylglucosamine diphosphatase — encoded protein: MILFISDLHLQVDRPALTEAFLRFVDERARSARQLYLLGDLFEYWAGDDDLGDAFHARIAAALRALADRGIDVFWIAGNRDFLVGERFASTAGLALLPETWVIEDHDRRIVLVHGDAQCTDDTKYMAFRAQVREPAWQRQFLQMPLAQRKAIIAGLRENSRQDQGEKSYEIMDVTPQAIDAVFAQTGADVMIHGHTHRPALHTAGGKLRYVLPDWEPEASPPRGGWIAIGDDGVITRHALDGSVL
- a CDS encoding DNA-3-methyladenine glycosylase family protein — encoded protein: MVLQSRDKSGGEGRQVALPPYWEEAKVELMRRDRIMNKLIPQFGDLHLVGHDDPFTTLARSIVNQQVTPKAANAAWQKLLVALPKFTPALVMKAGADELSACGLSKRKTEYILDLADNFKAKKVHAGEWHQMEDEAVIAELVQIRGITRWTAEMFLIFNLLRPNVLPLDDPRLIAGISHNYFSGEPVSRSDAREVAANWEPYRTVATWYLWRSLDPVPVE